Genomic segment of Panicum virgatum strain AP13 chromosome 2K, P.virgatum_v5, whole genome shotgun sequence:
CCACGCCCTTCCAGAATCACAGGAGATACAATAAAATGGTGCTTTTGTCTTCCTTTCACCTTGTTATAGCTGAGATATTTCCCTTGAAGAAGTTGCCTGACAAATGGGTAGGGGAAGAAGGTGTCGCGCCGGAGTGGGCAGGCGGACTCCACGTCCGCTACAAACTCGCCAACACTATCTGCGTACACCTCAATGATTTGGACAACGTTGGAGCTCAAGCACTGCTTGCTTAGGCCAGCAAGAGATGAGATGGAGAAGTTCGCAGCACTAGCAATAATCCGtccaaggaaggaggaggaacgCGTTACCACCACTTGCCCACCAGTTTCTTCATGGCCTTGGAGCGCCGGCAGCTTGTGCTTGTTGAGTAGATATACTCCCTCATTGTAGGCGCACCTGAACTTGTTCCAGCGACGGATCAGCGAGACGTATGTGATTGGCTGCTTCCTGGACCATTCAAGGACAAACTCCAAGCGAGAGAGTGCCATCTCGAGCCTTGCGACGGTGTGTGCTCTGGATGCCCTATCATCGAGCTTGGTTGAGATGTACGAGGACAGCCTGCTCACGCCCTCCTGAGCAAGGGCTGAAGCCACCATTTCCCCCATTAGATAGAGGAAAGTACTGGTCAGAAGCTGATCTGCAGGTATCTGTTGAGACTGCAAAACAACGTACATGAGATACTTTAAATTGACCTaaataagagagaaaatgtatttattaaaaaaaagagagaacatgTAGGTCCACGGATTACTGATGATAGAAAATGCCAATCCTTTAATTACCTCAGTTTTCTTGCTGCGTGCACTGCACCCCCGCGCGCGAAGCACCCACCAACTGATGGTGATCACACAGCACCTAATAATGTAGGCAGGTGTTACTGTGTTAGCTAGCTACGGATGATGTCTGAAGATGGGATGAAGGGAGCGAACAAAATGGTGAATGATATCCAGCAGGATCGGAGGTGTGCTGGTGGTTCTTCTTAATTACCGCTCGCGCTGTTTTTATAGAGATGCAGGG
This window contains:
- the LOC120660863 gene encoding uncharacterized protein LOC120660863 isoform X1, which translates into the protein MYVVLQSQQIPADQLLTSTFLYLMGEMVASALAQEGVSRLSSYISTKLDDRASRAHTVARLEMALSRLEFVLEWSRKQPITYVSLIRRWNKFRCAYNEGVYLLNKHKLPALQGHEETGGQVVVTRSSSFLGRIIASAANFSISSLAGLSKQCLSSNVVQIIEVYADSVGEFVADVESACPFVRQLLQGKYLSYNKVKGRQKHHFIVSPVILEGRGVEALLWYEYFDPERLDKSLCLGLVLRLSESTDIVGAAIDCLRSSASLLNLVAQDAVMGELTQVPNLQDITDSYASPWVVDFEDCYPCFSKCSRPDPLCCQRNGHELSHIFQEQTIFFNSSCYITARDYNLPSASNEAGTNVITDP
- the LOC120660863 gene encoding uncharacterized protein LOC120660863 isoform X2 → MGEMVASALAQEGVSRLSSYISTKLDDRASRAHTVARLEMALSRLEFVLEWSRKQPITYVSLIRRWNKFRCAYNEGVYLLNKHKLPALQGHEETGGQVVVTRSSSFLGRIIASAANFSISSLAGLSKQCLSSNVVQIIEVYADSVGEFVADVESACPLRRDTFFPYPFVRQLLQGKYLSYNKVKGRQKHHFIVSPVILEGRGVEALLWYEYFDPERLDKSLCLGLVLRLSESTDIVGAAIDCLRSSASLLNLVAQDAVMGELTQVPNLQDITDSYASPWVVDFEDCYPCFSKCSRPDPLCCQRNGHELSHIFQEQTIFFNSSCYITARDYNLPSASNEAGTNVITDP